A single Brucella intermedia LMG 3301 DNA region contains:
- a CDS encoding alpha-D-glucose phosphate-specific phosphoglucomutase, with translation MTVTTIATTPYQDQQPGTSGLRKKVPVFQQQNYAENFIQSVFDVLEGFAGKTLVVGGDGRYYNREVIQKLIKIAAANGFGRIMVGQGGILSTPAASNMIRKYKAFGGMVLSASHNPGGPNEDFGIKYNIGNGGPAPEKITEAIFARSKVIDQYRIADVADVDIDTIGTTRIGDTEVVIFDPVADYAELMESLFDFDAIRAMIKGGFRMKFDAMHAVTGPYATEIFEKRLGAPKGSVVNFVPLPDFGGHHPDPNLVYAKDLYDLLMSDHAPDFGAASDGDGDRNLIIGRGIFVTPSDSLAMLAANAHLAPGYKDGIKGIARSMPTSAAADRVAEKLGLGMFETPTGWKFFGNLLDNGKVTICGEESSGTGSDHVREKDGLWAVLLWLNILAVRKQSVKEIVEEHWARFGRNYYTRHDYEAVDSDIARQLVADLRGKLASLPGTTVNGLTIEKADDFAYRDPVDGSISEHQGIRIYFPEGGRVVLRLSGTGTSGATIRIYVERYEADTARHNLDTQETLAPYIEAAEQIAEVKKRSGRAEPSVVT, from the coding sequence ATGACCGTAACGACAATCGCGACCACCCCCTACCAGGACCAGCAGCCGGGCACTTCGGGCCTGCGCAAGAAGGTTCCGGTGTTCCAGCAGCAGAACTACGCTGAAAACTTCATCCAGTCGGTCTTCGATGTGCTGGAAGGTTTTGCCGGCAAGACGCTCGTGGTCGGCGGCGACGGTCGCTATTACAATCGCGAAGTGATCCAGAAGCTGATCAAGATTGCCGCCGCCAACGGTTTTGGCCGCATCATGGTGGGTCAGGGCGGCATTCTTTCGACGCCTGCCGCCTCCAACATGATCCGCAAATACAAGGCTTTCGGCGGCATGGTGCTTTCGGCCAGCCACAATCCCGGCGGGCCGAATGAAGATTTCGGCATCAAGTACAATATCGGCAATGGCGGACCGGCGCCGGAAAAGATCACCGAGGCGATCTTCGCCCGCTCCAAGGTGATCGACCAGTACAGGATAGCCGATGTGGCCGATGTCGATATCGACACGATCGGCACCACACGGATCGGCGACACCGAGGTCGTCATCTTCGATCCCGTTGCCGATTATGCCGAACTGATGGAGAGCCTGTTCGACTTCGACGCCATCCGCGCCATGATCAAGGGCGGATTCCGCATGAAGTTCGACGCAATGCACGCGGTGACCGGCCCCTACGCCACGGAAATCTTCGAGAAGCGCCTTGGCGCACCAAAGGGCAGCGTCGTCAATTTCGTGCCGCTGCCGGATTTCGGCGGCCATCATCCGGACCCGAACCTCGTCTACGCAAAAGATCTCTACGATCTTCTGATGTCCGATCACGCGCCGGATTTCGGCGCGGCTTCCGATGGCGACGGCGACCGCAATCTCATTATCGGGCGCGGCATCTTCGTCACCCCGTCCGATTCGCTTGCCATGCTTGCCGCCAATGCGCATCTGGCGCCCGGCTACAAGGACGGCATCAAGGGCATTGCGCGGTCCATGCCGACCAGCGCCGCCGCCGACCGCGTGGCGGAAAAGCTCGGGCTCGGCATGTTTGAAACGCCGACCGGCTGGAAGTTCTTCGGCAATCTGCTCGACAACGGCAAGGTGACGATTTGCGGCGAGGAAAGCTCCGGCACCGGCTCCGACCATGTGCGCGAGAAGGATGGCCTGTGGGCGGTGCTGCTGTGGCTCAATATTCTGGCGGTGCGCAAGCAGAGCGTGAAGGAAATCGTCGAGGAACACTGGGCGCGTTTCGGACGCAATTATTACACCCGCCACGACTATGAAGCGGTCGATTCCGACATCGCCAGACAGTTGGTGGCCGACCTGCGCGGCAAGCTTGCCTCCCTGCCCGGCACGACGGTCAACGGCCTCACGATCGAGAAGGCCGACGACTTCGCCTATCGCGATCCGGTCGATGGCTCGATCAGCGAACATCAGGGCATCCGCATCTATTTCCCGGAGGGTGGCCGCGTGGTGCTGCGCCTGTCCGGCACCGGCACGTCGGGCGCCACCATCCGCATCTATGTCGAGCGCTATGAGGCCGATACCGCCCGGCACAATCTCGACACGCAGGAAACGCTGGCTCCCTACATCGAAGCGGCAGAACAGATCGCGGAAGTGAAGAAGCGCAGCGGACGGGCGGAGCCGTCGGTGGTTACATGA
- a CDS encoding AraC family transcriptional regulator, translated as MTDNARPIAGPRDQMRLKRDDATGLEAVAARFHSHAYDMHFHDEWLVGVTHAGVQDFFCRGRRRQSTPGRVILIEPGERHDGQAVAADGFAYNMLYMPQALIRDAMGGNDAHIGFRQTLADDKELFHAVARACEAIFLEAPRLMIEDCRDRVTNHLFRHLSPHMGHDAAEKAAAPHPVAARTMDYLRARFDEEFGLDELAEAVGAADRFQLSRGFRRAYGTSPHACLVQLRLAEARRLLREKVPPAEAAALSGFADQSHMGRWFRRAYGMTPAAYRRGRTNVPEIAAAKG; from the coding sequence ATGACGGACAATGCTCGCCCCATCGCTGGCCCGCGCGATCAGATGCGCCTGAAACGCGACGATGCCACCGGCCTCGAAGCCGTGGCGGCGCGCTTTCACAGCCACGCCTATGACATGCATTTTCACGACGAATGGCTTGTCGGGGTGACACATGCGGGCGTTCAGGATTTTTTCTGCCGGGGCAGGCGGCGGCAAAGCACGCCGGGGCGGGTGATTCTCATCGAGCCCGGCGAACGCCACGACGGGCAGGCGGTGGCGGCGGACGGCTTTGCCTATAATATGCTCTATATGCCGCAGGCGCTGATCCGCGATGCCATGGGCGGCAATGATGCGCATATCGGCTTTCGCCAGACGCTGGCCGATGACAAGGAACTCTTCCATGCGGTCGCCCGCGCCTGCGAGGCAATCTTTTTGGAAGCGCCGCGCCTGATGATCGAGGATTGCCGCGACCGGGTGACGAACCATCTTTTCCGGCATCTTTCCCCGCATATGGGCCACGACGCGGCTGAAAAAGCGGCGGCTCCGCATCCGGTCGCAGCCCGCACGATGGATTATCTGCGCGCGCGTTTCGATGAGGAATTCGGCCTCGATGAACTGGCGGAAGCGGTGGGAGCCGCCGACCGTTTCCAGCTTTCACGCGGGTTCCGGCGCGCCTACGGCACCTCGCCGCATGCCTGTCTGGTGCAGTTGCGCCTTGCCGAAGCCCGCCGCCTGCTGCGCGAAAAAGTGCCGCCGGCGGAGGCCGCGGCACTCAGCGGCTTTGCCGACCAGAGCCATATGGGGCGCTGGTTCCGCCGCGCCTATGGCATGACGCCTGCCGCCTATCGCCGGGGGCGCACAAACGTTCCAGAAATTGCAGCCGCAAAGGGCTAG
- a CDS encoding DUF2000 domain-containing protein yields the protein MIFETKVAILVLHDLPVWQKLNVTAFIATGISGAVPQAMGDPYEDAAGRRHTPLLGQPMLIFSATPDVLQRAWQQSIQRDLIRAPYVRAMFETGHDVANRAAFKAENADAPDLVGLALYGPKKDIDKAIKGASLHP from the coding sequence ATGATTTTTGAAACCAAAGTAGCCATTCTTGTCCTGCACGATCTGCCCGTCTGGCAGAAGTTGAACGTGACCGCCTTCATCGCGACCGGCATATCCGGCGCGGTTCCGCAGGCGATGGGCGACCCTTATGAGGATGCGGCAGGCCGCAGGCATACGCCTCTGCTCGGCCAGCCGATGCTGATCTTCTCGGCAACGCCGGATGTGCTGCAACGGGCATGGCAGCAATCGATCCAGCGCGATCTCATCCGTGCGCCCTATGTGCGCGCCATGTTCGAGACCGGGCATGATGTCGCCAACCGTGCTGCATTCAAGGCCGAAAATGCCGATGCCCCCGATCTGGTCGGCCTTGCGCTTTATGGTCCAAAGAAGGATATCGACAAGGCCATAAAGGGAGCTAGCTTGCATCCTTGA